ATCCACcaagaacaagaaaataaaggaaatttacaaaaaagaacaaatttttactcaaattctcATATCACCTTTTCATTTACACCGTTAATCTTATATAGGCCACTTGAGACATCCCCCAAGCATAGGTTCACAAATTACATGACAAATTAACACAAAGCATTGAACAAAAGAGTTTATTTATTAACTTGTTCAGATTCAATCCTCTTAAATAGTTTTCAATAAAACAATCATAACTCTTTGTAGAAAATTCTTGAAGTCACATTATTTGTTTTGATGAAAACTAGACTTCCAAATCTTTCGCACATGTCCGACTTGTGAGTCTGTACAAactttaatttgaatttgatgaatGAATCTTGGGCTTTTAACAACTTTGAATTTTGGCcatcttttgtttcttcttcaaAAGTCTTCTCATCTTGCGGTCATTAGGCTTTCAAAGCTCTAGATTCAACGCTTCAGTTTGGGCCATAGTAGTTAGCAAACTCAATATATGTTCCTGCATTAACTATGCACAGAGTATACGGAAGGTGTGGCGTGGTCTTCCACCTCCCAAATTCATTGTTTTTACTTGGCAACTCCTCGAAGAGCGCATCCCTATTAAGATGAAGCTAGTCAAGTGAGGCATCAATATTGACAACAACACTTCCTGTCCGTTTTGCAATAAATCAGATGagtttattttttcatttactttttgCTTGTGATGTGATTGTGCCCGTGTGGCAGTAATGGCGTTTCGCATGGTAGGTTAACTTACCCAATGTTGTTGTCAATGCTTAGTTTGAGGTGTGGTGAATGATATTTTATGAGAGTCTGGTCACAAAGAAATGAATGTATTTTTAACCGTAAGGTGGTGGATCAGGGGCAACACTTAAGGCTCGCTTGGTGATGGAACGGTTGATACATTTATGAAAACCTAAGCCTATTTTGGTTCAAAAAGGCTCCATGGGCACGTAAAGAGAATCTGCCCCTCCCAAAGGATCCATAAAGTTCAATGCGATGGAAATGGATTTGTGTTGTGTTCTTTTTCAAGCATTCTCCCGAGATCGACTTGCAATTTAATTGTACAGTGCAACAGCAACAACGCCATTCAAGAAAGATGAATGCGACTGGAGGATGTTTCCAAAGTCAACAATAATAAAGATGCAAACCTGCTAGCAAAACGGGCGCTTAGTTTGGTCAGTATTGCTACTAAGTCTATGTGTTTGGTTGTTGTATAGTCACCTTTTCGATTGGTACCTTGGGGCTTTCATTCCTTAGCcctatcaaaaataaaaatggacgCAGCCAATTCAATTCTTGTAAAACCGAATCCAAATAACTTACGAGCTCCGTATGTCTAGTTGATCGCCTCTCTTCACCCTAAAGCCGAGATGCAGGGACAGCATTAAAGAGAGTGATCTTACGCCATTTATGACTTAACCTTTTTCTCCTTTCAACGGGAATGCCTGCAGGAAGCAAATAAACTAGCCTGTATCGATAGCATTTTCCACTAAACTTCGACCAAATCTGCAACTAAAAGCTATAACCCTCATGACAAAACCCCCAAAGCCAACTCTTTTGAACTCCAATAAAGACGATCCATTATATacccaaattaacaaaaatttggTTCTGCTGAACAGCAACCACTCCCCTTTTTGTTCGACTGAAgaaacttttataatatttgtggTTTTTGATCAAGTAGAGACAGGGAATCCAGCACATAATGTTAAAATCAAAGGAGAGAACAATAACAAATGGATGGAATGCAGTGTGAATGTATCTAGAAGATGGAAGACCAACAATTGCCAGTCCATCTCTCAAGCCTCCGAAGATACGAAAGCCCCGAAGCTTCATCCATGGCAACTATGGCCACCACCTTACAACTGTCAGCTCCCTGACTTTCAAAGATCAATGGGTTCTGTCCGGTCCTGCACTGCTAGCCCTTCTGAAACATCTGCAAGAGATTTGAGATTGCACTTGATCAAAGCTTCAACAAAGTAGCATGTCTCATCCTTTGTGTTTCCCTCGGGCACATCCACCACAAAGGATTCAATGACTAGAGTCCCAGGTCTGCCATCTATGATCTCTGGATGGAGTGAGATGATTGACGAGTAGTTCTggatttaaaaagaagaaaaagttcaAAGAATAAGACACACCCCAAATCTTCATTTCACCATGGTAAGCTTAAAATTGAAACTTCAACCTTGACTAGCCACTAATGAACTAAAGCTCTTCAAAAGATAATTCACCACCAGTTTTTGCTGCAACTAACCCGTTGATCAGACGTTCACATTGTTCTTTTACCagattttcacaataaaaagCTTCCTTGTTGAATATTCGAACATGCATATTTTTATGAACCTTGACGAATCTTACAATCATCATGGAGGATGAatcgtaaaaaataaaaataaaaacaggataaaaaggttaaatcaggaaaaagaaaagaaatcccTACCTTAAGTCTATGATCCCCACCAATAATCCGGATGCTGAGGATATGCTCATCATCATCAAGGAGTTCGAGTCTTTCGGTGCTTGTAGTAGCCGGTAGCCCTGACTTGACATCAACTTCTCTAAGACTCCCAATTTCAAGGTTTCCTTGTGCAACACACCGGCTGACAAAGGGTTTATACTTTTGAGGTTGGTCAAATCGCCTCACCAGAGACCAAAcctataaaaggaaaaaaagcaATACAAAATTCAGATTCAATCAGGGTAGAAGATTACAAATtcacaaaaatataagaatCAAGCTAGTGAGGAACCCATTGTTTCTACATGATCTGAATATAACTACTATAAGCTATCTATCTTCCCCCCTTTCTGTCATATTCTTCCTCCAGTACAGAACACCTCTAAATTACTAACCATTCATTTGATATGTGCAAAATGGAGAAAGAAAAgggtgaaaagaaaaagataaaagaaaaggttCCAGCATATGCCTTGCGGCATTCCCATTGGTAAGAAATGCAACAATCtggaatataaattgaatttcattcaattaaatcttaACCTCATGGTTCCTAAACAAAGCAACTATACAGTGGAAACGTATTTATCCTACAAATACCTTTAAACAACCCAATCAAAGAAACACAACAAATTTGTTCAAACAGTTTCAGAGAATAGTGAAGAGACTGATTTtgttaacaaataaaaggaattaataatataaatctcaaatttaggATTTATTGATACTCAAAATATCAAAGAAACAAACGACTTAATCTAATATTTGAGTAGCTCCTTCGCATTTAAACTAAGCAACATGATATCTGTTTCGATCGCGAGAGATAAATCTTTGATTGtcgtatttaaaaataatcttatttaacTCAACAAATCAACCCATACAAGAGATTCTTCATCTCAACATCAATGCAGTGAGTAAGAGTTAAGGAAGTTTATGTAAACCAGTACAGAAAATGTAGAAAATTagattcaatcttctttctTCTGTTtccatgaataaataaattcaatcaaacCAATCAAGATTCAAAGAACTAACAGAAAATCATCACAGATCAAGATTAACTTCTTCAAGAGAACAAAAATCGAACATTGAAATACGTATACATATCACTCggaaaacatgcaaaaataaagattaaaaagaaatcaCTAATCAAGAAGGCCATAAAAGAAGAACATATCTTCGTAATAAATCAAAATCGCAAAGACAGTCGGAAAGAAAAGAGAACGAAATAGCGATGCCTATGAGTGAGAAGTCAGAAGAGAATTTTCTTGAGAAAGATGAGTTGAAAGGaaaaaccacaaaaaaaaaaaacgtaaTCAACGGGAAAGAGAGTTACGAGAGGAACAGGAGCTTTGATCCGCTTGACGACGGCAGAACTACACTGATTCTCTCCAGTCTCATGTCGATGATGTCTCCTTACAAACTCAGTCGCCGCCACCGCACCGGCACTCCCAAATCCATTGCTattcccattcattttctcttttcctcttaTCAATCCAAACACGCACACTTTCCTCTTACGCTAACAAACAAAGATAAAGAAACACTCAAACTCGTCTCCAGCGATCACGATTCGGTGACCGACCGGGAAGAGTCACCGACGAATCTTCTAGAGCCTATTAAATCTGGTTTATCTcaagagagagaaaagaagcAGCAGCGTATGAATCAGCAGcataaaaagaaagagaaggtaCCTGAGTTCTTCCACCTCTAAGCCCCCTCCCTAATCCCTAGCTTCTACCTCATCACctgaaatcataaaattattaataaaaaagacAACGCGTTTCGATTTATTACTGAATCACCTCTTATAACTTGACATTGGATTAGGTATGTTATTACGAGAATTGCCACGGATTTTGTCTGCTTCTTCTTTTGTCTTTTCCTGCTTGACCAAACTGCCCGCGTTAGTTGTGTTAAATGAGGGAAATCTAAAGTGGCGGTTGgaattttaattgttagtttgttatttttattaagattattattttttaatatttttatttatatttattttttatataatttctagAATTATTAATACTCTCTTTCTAGCccttaaataaaagataatacaTTTTAACTACTCAAATTCTTATCTTCCTACATAACAACAATTCAGTTAATCCATTATAActaattatttgaattggtgcctatcattaaaaattcagttaatCCGTTAATAGGTTGttgacttaattttattttatttttattttgactaaaattacacattttttataattagttcaaaatatttttggatttatttgCTATATAAGACTAAAGATTAATAGTTTTCTATTTTCCATCTTGTTGTTTGTATTTTGGAAAAGTCATACAAGAAAATGATGATAGTTTTGGCTTGATTGTTTGACTTCTTCAAAATACTTCTTCTAGTTTCTTACTTGTATAACCTTATCACTAATTTGTTTTctctttaacatttttaaagaaaacatgcaaaggaaaaataaaagaaaacactcaaaaatccctttaaagaaaatcttaaaattttcttgaGTACCCTCAAGATCATTCATtcattattaatgtaaaatataagaattatttatatcgaattaaaaataaactaggAGAATCATTGTTTTTATCAGTAAAGTTGAACACCCAAAACACATAAAGAAAATTTcagaattaaaggaaaaataaagttttcgtaaagaaaaggaaaggaaaaacgTATCATGGTAAGATCAGATCTTGAAGAAATTGTTAGTGATATTTGAGAAGCATATAGCCAAATCTAACCAGAAACCATTATGTACAAATAAACACTATGAACATAATACTCATTGTAAAACTATAAGTcaaacaaataaatcaaaattatcctcGTTTTTATTTGCTACTTTTCCtagaaaacaacaaacaaaagaaaatttacaagCTTTAGTCTTACGTTGCAAatactcaaaaaaaattttatttttgactaATTACAAAAAGGTCCCTAACTTTAGTCATGTTGGGGATCAACCCAATTAAGCAAttaacaagtaaaaataatagaataatttgagaaattaaacacacaaatttaacgtgaaaaatcTCTCTAAATAGGATAAAAATCAcaggaaaaaataattttactataatggcaaaaaaaacaaagaatacaaaagatggagataaaaactaaaccctgaaaataaagaaccctcaaaacgtaaacacaaaattctctaaatgtgttatgagttctaatctctaatgggtgtatttataggctaaattcataggtcaaataataataaaataatctagattaatcgagtttgattgaaacaaataaatagagtttaactgaaaaattatttctcaaatttgatgaaataagagtcatactcaacaagtcaaaagtaaacaaaatggAACATCAACAATCCATTAGTGGATTAATGGAATTTTAACGATAATGACCAAATTGagcaattatcttaattattagagtgactaaattttttttttgaaatgaccaaaatagTAACGATGCTATTTTAAAGTAGCATGCGAtataatttccttatttttaattactgcTAATTTTTAAGGCTTAACTCATCCCATCTTGCCATTTTTTTCCCTTGGAAGATCTGTCTAAATAATTGTTTTCAAGTTGAacttattttacaaaaaattatatccCTTAAAAAATTCTATCGTGTcatataaactttttaaaaataaaattttaactttttatttcattttatcttgtacattatttatttctctttattttatttttatttttcctttctgtttttaattttttataatatttggcAATATCAATTGTGCTCAAATTCATATTTCTAAAGTTGAGgtactaaaattaattctatttttaaatttcattacttgcttgcttaattTGATGGGATCTAAAAATTCtttcattaatcaaaattaatgtttttataataaaattagagcCATCGAGATACTAATTCAAGATAGGAgttgaattaattgagttaCAAATCGATTTTATGGTGCTAAAAACAATTAACCCATTTTGTACCGATCATGGATTAATGAGAtcattaaaaacttcatttattttagatttcaaGTACTTTGATGGAATTAaagagattttattaaaacaacattcTAAAggtacattttaaattaattaagttattatattcataaaaattaaattaaatataaaagtagaTAGTTTTATTTACAACTTTGCAATAAATTTATACCGACATATAACTACTTTAAAAAGTAGATTGAGTTTTAGCTTAATTGGCATAAACATTGTTATCAATGCAGGATGACATAGATTTAAGTACGCTGAAGCACATCATctttctatttataggttgggaATGGACTATAGATAGTTCCAAGCATTGcatcagaaaaaaaaatgatcggaacttataatgaaattatgggtaaacaataaaaatagtcacttttgtttgtctgagattacattttagtcacttatgtttgaaatgttacgttttagtacTTACGTTATCGTTCTGTTACGAAGtagtcactctaccgttaagctcTGTTACCTCCCTAATAGCAATCATACGGcgcagtccaaatgggttttaaatgtcaatttgGATGTCCAGTTGCTGggatgaaaataattttttaattaattaaatttaatttggacaacCACGTAGGACAtctaagttggcatttaaaactcatttggactaCCATGTAGGACCGCTTTTAGGGAGGTAATAGAGCTTaatggtagagtgaccacttcgtaacaaaaagaaaacgtaagtgactaaaacgtaatatttcaaacataaatgactaaaatataatctgagacaaacaaaagtgactatttttatagtttaccctaaaattattaaaaaaatattttaaatacccCTTGCTTGGTAGGGAGGAAAATGCAGGCTCCTTTATGAGTCCATCTACTAGGAGGCCAACCTCATTATGGTTGGGTAGCACGAAGTTGTATTAGGAGAGGTCAGTTTTGaactttttgttatatttattggtCTCAcattttttggtatatttatttatttgtttttgaaagATTTATGGTTGCCGACTACCATaaaaaataatgcaacatttactctttggtaatttttttcatattaatacctaaatttagtaaattttttaattttgatctcGACACTTTATAATTGTGTCACatcttttttataaattttataaaaattctaaattttaaatgatgacGTGgcatatttttagtgtatttatgACAATGATCAAAATTGGGACCCAAAAAAGTTCAGTGATTGAGTTGTGAAAATTGCcaaatttagggattaaatgatgttttatctctaaaaattttaacttagtttttaaattttaaaatttttaattgagttttgaactataaataatgttttaattgagttcttaaattataagtatttgTTGATACACAACGaggttataaaaattattgatggTTCACATGATGGTATTGAGAGTTGTACAAGGTCGTTCAAAAGGCTTTAAAGAATGATAACAGGTTTTGAAGAGATCTTGGTCAAGgttgagtaaaaaaaatcagaaaccAATCTGAATCGAGGTGTTTTGACactttttgaaatataaattaagcaATCGTGATTATCCGAACCGAAGCAAATCGAACCAAACAGAATTCTAATtttatgtcatttataataatttcaatattaaaatagtgaaaataacttcaaatttttgtataaaatatttttcaaaaagataTTGTATAAGAgttattgattttctttatttacatgaaaaatactttttttaggaatatttataaaaagaactGAACCAAAATATTTCGAAAAATCTAGAAAACTCAATTGAATCAAAACGAACTCACCCCTAATCTTAGTAAGGTTTTTTAGTATGAAaagatttattttcttctttcagTCAACCATGAAGATCTATATGCCTTTGTGTAGGTACCATTAAACATCTGTCTTGATGGGGAGAAACAACTAGTTGAGTCGTGATGGGTTTATGACACTCCACACCTGACTTGATCGTtagatttgaatatgaaatgttatattcATTGCCGGTGCAACttatattaaacatacataacattccatatatttagatcatataaacatatttcaatcaCAAGATAATCATTTAATGCTTAAATGAGGTTAGATACGAGCTTAGAACTCAATTCAAAACtcttataaattttcatcatgATGTCTTGAGACAGGGGCCTATATGTCATGAGGCGatctatattataattttagaaattttgtttcGATGTTTACattgttggaaaattttgatttaaaaaataataattttcagtcatagttgaaaattaaaattttaaaaaccaagtCGGTTTGCGATATTTATGGTAATAAACTTTTCCTAAAAAGTACCTATGCTTTGAGCGAGACGGATCCTAGACGTTCTTGGCTTTCAACCGAACGACCTTCTCTGCTATTCTTGTACCACAAATTGCTTCAAGTGCGGGCTCAAATAATCATAAACCAAACACAGAACCAGTAACAATTTATTACTTTCGGTAGGAAAGTAATTCTCTCTCAATAGAAacgattaaattataattcaagaaaatagaatttattcttagaaaataaattatcactACTTTTGACAAAATAGCAATATTTGAAACTTCATTAAAACTCTTATAAATATCTCTACTAGTGTTATCTATTTACATGTAGAGATAGGAGAATCCTAGTTGAATTagtaaacacaaataatatttatttaatagaaaatagtaTTTTACTCTATGTAGAGTGGGAGAACGACACACTCTAGTAAATAATACTAGGATGTTGTCCCTTATTATGATTAGGGATTTGGGTCTCTCTTGTATTTTGTCCAATTATATATGCTTTTGAActtttaattcaacaatttataatttaatctaacccAATTCTAATTACATTAAAGTCATtacaactttaccgtaaaaatCAATGAGGAAATACATTTAATCTTcatattcaataaattcataatgacTGATTactttaattccatttttgaacttcaattatttaataaattaaataataattctaaaacttaaattaattctcaagtcatttttaTACTCAATGAGAAAACACACTCATCTGTGAATGTGacccatttctctaacttcatcattttaattatgttcaCTTGGTTCTAcattcaattcatttatggtttcaatgagctagcagagggactgATTGGAGATATGTAATTAgggttcaaataatttataattgagttccaacttttcacctattaattataaacttatataatcatgaagtcattccacaaTAGaatcgtgattgagctctcccctGTTACATACCATTAAGAAAGCTACTTaatcagtgctcgtccaatgaacTTCTCATCAGCGTGTTACCCTAATGAGATATCATTGATAAATTTGTTCTTCCAAtgttattctattttatctcatggtaatgattacatcttccttcataaaaagtcaattactatcaaataataattaagtcatttatcacaatgACAAAAAATCCgtgaccatgtttacttttcatctatcatgtaatatcGATGAGAATATATCATTTATCCATTAGTTGGGAtatgaattctactattgtGAATAATGCTACATATTGTAGAAGTTGTACAACAATTGCACCAACTTtcaattccttatctatttaaactcgagcttttacttacatcaaagtatacgagtcacacatacatagtccatcatccactcaagatcAAGGTATGTCACATtgtgaacatcacaagtgaataatacaagtcacatctatgtctctatcttttgggagtcattcTCTTTGTTAAACCaagttttatttgataatatgttttgatataacaaattaaagtgtttttgaataaaaattaaagttgaacaaaattggaaaaatgataaaatcaagttaaaactgtttcaattgagttaaaacattttcaatcatgttaaaattgtttttaaacaaGTCAGTATTATTTCAGGCCAAAAAGTAAGTATCgatagttttcaaaatatcgatacccattCTAAAATCGATACCAATTTGACATTATGTTTTCAGTCAATtagaaaaagtatcgatacgTTTTACCATATATCGATAAATTGTCTTTGGTATCTGTcgaaacaatttttaaatttgaaaaaacgggatcgacttttaaaaatggagtcgccaccgatcttttattgaggtgtgatcggatcaccttaaacataattttaggtctgcgaattttgagaaaacaggttcgggagtctattacgcacgaggaagggttagcaccctcgtgacgtcCAAAATTGTTAccgaattgattaattaatgtcttaatgtcgaaactttgaaaagattttaaaatacgatccttttgagtaaaatgaattggacgatgagatttatttatttcaagggaataaatcgtcacactcaataagttagagtgcaatattttaaatccttgaaattaaatttatcttttgacttttaaaatctatgcatttgagaaggatatccgactatttgggtcaaatgagaaaatcaaaacccagtaagttaggactcggtttcacaaaattcctaaatatcgaatattgcctttattttcatttattagaaaagatcctcgtctcgagagaacaatatgtcatatccaatgcgttaggacaccacatattgaattctcgagaatgagctttttatttatgttttaattaaaagggATATTCGGTTTCTTAAATCTCGAGAaagattggaatccagtaagttaggacacaatcttttcgaggatATTCCAAATTCCAAGTGTTGCGTTATTTTGAAAgacatgtataaaataattttgatatttaaatcttttgaatgaataaaaaaacgATTGTATCGTAAATTAAAGCATACACTAAGGAATAatgaataatcaataaatacaagCAAACAAACATAACAACAATAATCTCTATTGTACATCATGCTAATATCACTATCTACattcaaaaactaataaaaaaacgAGTCAATTAATGCAAATACGAACCAAATGTACGAGTTTTGAAATAGCTAAAACAAATGACATGAAAGAAATGGGAATTGTAAATCAATAAAGTATAcgtacaaaaatttaaaataaataatatactagaaattgaaataaccaaaataaataacattatatatatgatatagtAGGTGTCAAATGTTGGGAtaagtagaaataaaaaataaagaatttgaaagaaataatgtgtgtatatatatatagagagagagaaaataagaaaaatataaaacttgtaGTCTATAGAATATTATATAGGTATGTATgtataatgaaataatttaatataaacattgaatatgtataaaataacgTTGTATAAGAATATTAGTACGTAATATTTACATGCAGAATATATAAAAGtggattttaaaagaatattataaaataaaagttgctAAAGATATATACTATATTGATTggtatgaagaaaatgaaacaatattCATTGTAAAGCTAAATGAAGATAtgagatataaaaaaatagtttgaaacaatgataaataataaggtaataattttatatagaaaagtaagtagaaatataatcaaatataataatattaataacacAAAGCGgtaatagtaataatagtaacaatagtaataataataataataataataaaatttaattataatgataataataacagtaACAAAACAATcagaaggactaatttgcaatcaagactaaaat
The sequence above is a segment of the Gossypium raimondii isolate GPD5lz chromosome 4, ASM2569854v1, whole genome shotgun sequence genome. Coding sequences within it:
- the LOC105780255 gene encoding abscisic acid receptor PYL8, with translation MNGNSNGFGSAGAVAATEFVRRHHRHETGENQCSSAVVKRIKAPVPLVWSLVRRFDQPQKYKPFVSRCVAQGNLEIGSLREVDVKSGLPATTSTERLELLDDDEHILSIRIIGGDHRLKNYSSIISLHPEIIDGRPGTLVIESFVVDVPEGNTKDETCYFVEALIKCNLKSLADVSEGLAVQDRTEPIDL